The Flavobacterium johnsoniae genomic sequence GAAAACAACATCAAAAAAATAAATGAGTAATTTTAAAAAAATAGTTCCTTTTATATATCCATATAAAAAATACGCATTCTTAAACATTTTCTTTAATGTTCTGTATGCACTTTTTAGCACACTTTCTTTTGTATCATTAATTCCAATGATTCAAGTTTTATTTGATCAAACCAAAAGAAATACTATAAAACCTGTATACACTGGAATAAGCGAAATCCAAACATACGCACAAAATTCTTTGAGCTATTTCATTACAACTACAACCGACACATACGGATCTGGACATACTCTAGGTATAATGGTCGCTGGTATTATCAGCATCTTTTTATTAAAAAACTTATGCGATTATCTTGCAATGTTTTTTATCAATTTCTTGCGAAATGGAATTTTGAGAGACATGCGAAATGCGATGTACAAGAAAACACTTGAACTTCCTTTGGCATTTTATTCTGAAAAAAGAAAAGGCGACGTTATTTCAAGAATATCTGGAGACATTAATGAAGTTCAAACTTCTTTTCTAGCTATTCTGGAACTTATCGTAAAAGAGCCATTGACTATAATTTTTACGGTTTGCGCAATGCTTTACATCAGTGTTAAACTGACTATTTTCGTTTTTATTTTTATTCCTATTTCAGGTTATTTAATTTCTTTAATTGGAAAACAATTAAAAAAACAATCTACTAAAGCGCAACAAGAACAAGGAACTTTTTTATCTACAATTGAAGAAACAATTGGCGGATTAAAAGTGGTTAAAGGATATAATTCTGAAAACTATTTCAATAGTGTTTTTCAAAACTCTACAGAACGATTCTTCAAATTATCTAATAATATCGGAAACAGACAGAATCTTGCATCTCCAGCAAGCGAATTTATGGGGATTTTGGTTATTACTGTTTTATTGTGGTTTGGAGGACAAATGGTTTTAATTGATAAATCATTGGATCCAGCATCTTTCATCGGATATATGTCTTTAGCCTATAATATCTTAACTCCAGCAAAAGCAATTTCTAAAGCTTCTTACGGAGTAAAAAGAGGTAACGCTGCGGCAGAACGTGTTTTAGAAGTTCTAGAACAAGAAAACACAATTACAGATAAAGAAAATGCAATTGAAAAAACTTCTTTTGACAGCGAAATCAATATTCAAAATATCACCTTTAAATATGAAGAAACTAGTGTTCTAAAAGACTTTTCTCTTCAAATTAAAAAAGGACAAACAGTCGCTTTGGTTGGTCAATCTGGAAGCGGAAAAAGTACAATTGCAAATTTATTAACTCGTTTTTACGATGTAAACGAAGGAATAATTTCTATTGATGGAATTAACATCAAAGACTTGACTCTGCACTCGCTTAGAGATTTAATGGCGTTGGTTACACAGGATATTATTTTATTCAACGATACCATTAAAGCAAACGTTGCATTAGGAAAACTTGACGCAACCGATGACGAAATTATCGAAGCCCTTAAAATTGCCAATGCTTACGAGTTTGTAAAAGATCTGCCAAAAGGAATCTACACCAATATCGGAGACAGCGGAAGCAAAATTTCTGGCGGACAAAAGCAACGTTTATCAATTGCTCGTGCAGTATTGAAAAACCCGCCGATTATGATTTTAGACGAAGCAACTTCGGCATTGGACACAGAAAGTGAAAAATTTGTTCAGGTTGCCCTTGAAAACATGATGCAAAATAGAACTTCAATTGTAATTGCTCACCGACTTTCGACTATCCAAAAAGCAGATTTGATTGTGGTAATGCAAAAAGGAAAAATTGTTGAGCAAGGAACTCACGAAGAGTTAATTGTTAAAAACGGAACTTACAATAAATTGGTAACGATGCAGTCTTTAGAATCGTAAAAACATATCCAAACTAAATCTATACACAGATTAAGGAAATATTAAAACTCAGTTTAATTTCTTTAATCTGTGTTTATTTTTATAACTTTAGGTTCGTTAAAGAATAAATCATTTAATTACCTCAAAATGTATCTTAACAACCCCAACATTACACTGCCCGAAGATCCCAACACAATAGTTTGGAAATACCTTGACTTATCTAAATTTCTGGATTTGTTGCTTTCTAAGAAACTATTCATGTCGCGTTCTGATAAATTTGAAGATCAATACGAAGGCACTTTTAGCGAACCGACTTATGAAGAGATTAAAAAGTTAGCAATTGATAATCCAGACTTTTTAAGACACTATAAAACACAACGCGAACAAGTCGCTATAAGCAGCTGGCATATTAACGAATATGAATCGTTTGCCATGTGGCAGATATTTACTCAAAATAGCGAAGGACTAGCCATTCAGTCTACAATTGGAAGATTGCAGAAAGCTTTAAAACCTGAAAATAATTTTGACCAATATATTGGCGAAGTAAATTACATCGATTACAGAAAAGAATACATTCCGTTTGATGATTTGTTTTTTCCATTTCTATTCAAAAGGAAAAGCTTTCAATATGAGCGTGAAGTGCGCATTCTTACCGACACCTCTAAAAGTGATATTAAACTAAATGACGGACTAAAAATCAATGTAGACATCAATCAATTAATTGAAAAAATAT encodes the following:
- a CDS encoding ABC transporter ATP-binding protein produces the protein MSNFKKIVPFIYPYKKYAFLNIFFNVLYALFSTLSFVSLIPMIQVLFDQTKRNTIKPVYTGISEIQTYAQNSLSYFITTTTDTYGSGHTLGIMVAGIISIFLLKNLCDYLAMFFINFLRNGILRDMRNAMYKKTLELPLAFYSEKRKGDVISRISGDINEVQTSFLAILELIVKEPLTIIFTVCAMLYISVKLTIFVFIFIPISGYLISLIGKQLKKQSTKAQQEQGTFLSTIEETIGGLKVVKGYNSENYFNSVFQNSTERFFKLSNNIGNRQNLASPASEFMGILVITVLLWFGGQMVLIDKSLDPASFIGYMSLAYNILTPAKAISKASYGVKRGNAAAERVLEVLEQENTITDKENAIEKTSFDSEINIQNITFKYEETSVLKDFSLQIKKGQTVALVGQSGSGKSTIANLLTRFYDVNEGIISIDGINIKDLTLHSLRDLMALVTQDIILFNDTIKANVALGKLDATDDEIIEALKIANAYEFVKDLPKGIYTNIGDSGSKISGGQKQRLSIARAVLKNPPIMILDEATSALDTESEKFVQVALENMMQNRTSIVIAHRLSTIQKADLIVVMQKGKIVEQGTHEELIVKNGTYNKLVTMQSLES
- a CDS encoding DUF2971 domain-containing protein: MYLNNPNITLPEDPNTIVWKYLDLSKFLDLLLSKKLFMSRSDKFEDQYEGTFSEPTYEEIKKLAIDNPDFLRHYKTQREQVAISSWHINEYESFAMWQIFTQNSEGLAIQSTIGRLQKALKPENNFDQYIGEVNYIDYRKEYIPFDDLFFPFLFKRKSFQYEREVRILTDTSKSDIKLNDGLKINVDINQLIEKIYIHPKSENWYKKLVIELVERLDFGFEIEKSDLESDILI